The following are encoded in a window of Kogia breviceps isolate mKogBre1 chromosome 10, mKogBre1 haplotype 1, whole genome shotgun sequence genomic DNA:
- the LAMB2 gene encoding laminin subunit beta-2 isoform X2, whose translation MEQAAGEQGRDLRGQPGPWQLLLGLLLSELATALAQALAPDVPGCSRGSCYPATGDLLVGRADRLTASSTCGLHGPQPYCIVSHLQDEKKCFLCDSRRPFSARDNPNSHRIQNVVTSFAPQRRAAWWQSENGVPVVTIQLDLEAEFHFTHLIMTFKTFRPAAMLVERSADFGRTWHVYRYFSYDCGADFPGVPLAPPRHWDDVVCESRYSEIEPSTEGEVIYRVLDPAIPIPDPYSPWIQNLLKITNLRVNLTRLHTLGDNLLDPRREIREKYYYALYELVVRGNCFCYGHASQCAPAPGAPAHAEGMVHGACICKHNTRGFNCEQCQDFYHDLPWHPAEDGHSHACRKCECHGHTYSCHFDMAIYLASGNVSGGVCDGCQHNTAGLQCELCRPFFYRDPTKDLRDPAVCRSCDCDPMGSQDSGRCDPHDDPALGLVSGQCRCKEHVVGSRCQQCRDGFFGLSASDPLGCQQCQCDTRGTVPGGTPCDRNSGACFCKRLVTGRGCNRCLPGHWGLSHDLLGCRPCDCDVGGALDPQCNEATGQCRCRQNMVGRRCEQVQPGYFRPFLDHLIWEAEEARGQVPDVVERLVTPGGIPSWTGPGFVRLREGQALEFLLASVPRAMDYDLLLRLEPQVPEQWAEMELTVQRPGPVSAHSPCGHVLPKDDHIPGTLQPGTRYMVFPRPVCLEPGISYKLHLKLVRTGGGAQPEAPYSGPSLLIDSLVLLPRVLVLDMFSGGDAASLERRATFEHYRCHEEGLVPSKTLPSEACAPLLISLSTLVYNGALPCQCDPQGSLSSECNPHGGQCLCKPAVVGRRCDLCAPGYYGFGPTGCQACQCSPEGALSGLCEATNGQCPCRTGAFGLRCDRCQRGQWGFPNCRPCVCNGHADECDPDTGTCLGCRDHTGGEHCERCIAGFHGDPRLPYGGQCRPCPCPEGPGSRRHFATSCHRDGYSQQIMCHCRAGYTGLRCEACAPGHFGDPSRPGGQCQPCECSGNIDPTDPDACDPHSGQCLRCLHHTEGPHCAHCKPGFHGQAARQSCHRCTCNLLGTDPQQCPSTDRCNCDPSSGQCPCLPNVQGPSCDRCAPNFWNLTSGHGCQPCACHPSRARGPTCNEFTGQCHCRAGFGGQTCSECQELHWGDPGLQCRACDCDPRGIDTPQCHRSTGHCSCRLGMSGVRCDQCARGFSGVFPACHPCHACFGDWDRVVQDLAARTRRLEQWAQELQQTGVLGAFESSFWHMQEKLGTVQGIVGARNASAASTAQLVEATEELRREIGEATEHLTQLEAELTDVQDKNFNANHALSSLERDGLALNLTLRQLDQHLDLLKHSNFLGAYDSIRHAHSLSAEAERRANMSALTVPSPVSNSAGTRHRTEVLMGARRKDFNRKHMANQQALRELSARTHALSLTGINELVCGSPGDAPCATSPCGGAGCRDEDGQPRCGGLSCSGAAAVADLALGRARHTQAELQRALAEGGGILSQVAETRRQAGEAQQRAQAALDKANASRGQVEQANQELRELIQSVKDFLSQEGADPDSIEMVATRVLELSIPASPEQIRHLAGEIAERVRSLADVDTILARTVGDVHRAEQLLKDAQRARSRAEGEKQKAETVQAALEEAQRAQGAAQSAIQGAVVDTQDTEQTLHQVQERMAGTEKALSSAGERAQQLDGLLEALKLKRAGNSLAASSAEETAGSAQGRAREAEQLLKGPLGDQYQTVRALAERKAQGVLAAQTRAEQLRDEARGLLRAAQDKLQRLQELEGTYEENERALEGKAAQLDGLEARMRSVLQAINLQVQIYNTCQ comes from the exons ATGGAGCAGGCCGCAGGAGAACAAGGGAGGGACCTGCGGGGacagcctgggccctggcagcTTCTACTGGGCCTGCTGCTGAGCG AGCTGGCCACCGCCCTGGCCCAGGCCCTGGCCCCGGATGTGCCAGGCTGTTCGCGGGGAAGCTGCTACCCCGCCACAGGGGACCTGCTGGTGGGCCGTGCTGACAGACTGACCGCCTCATCCACCTGTGGCTTGCATGGGCCCCAGCCCTACTGCATCGTCAGTCACCTGCAG GACGAGAAGAAATGCTTCCTGTGTGACTCCCGGCGCCCCTTCTCTGCTAGAGACAACCCAAACAGCCATCGCATCCAGAATGTAGTTACCAGCTTCGCACCACAACGCCGGGCAGCCTGGTGGCAGTCAGAGAatg GTGTCCCCGTGGTCACCATCCAGCTGGACTTGGAGGCTGAGTTCCATTTCACGCACCTCATTATGACCTTCAAG ACGTTTCGCCCTGCTGCCATGCTGGTGGAGCGCTCAGCAGACTTTGGACGCACCTGGCACGTGTACAGATATTTCTCCTATGACTGTGGGGCTGACTTCCCAGGAGTCCCACTGGCCCCCCCACGGCACTGGGATGACGTAGTCTGTGAGTCACGCTATTCAGAGATTGAGCCATCTACTGAAGGCGAG GTCATCTATCGTGTGCTGGACCCTGCAATCCCTATTCCAGACCCCTACAGCCCATGGATCCAGA ACCTGCTAAAGATCACCAACCTACGGGTGAACCTGACACGGCTACACACACTTGGAGACAACCTGCTTGACCCACGGCGGGAGATCCGGGAAAAGTACTATTATGCCCTGTACGAGCTGGTTGTGCGTGGCAACTGCTTCTGCTATGGACATGCCTCACAGTGTGCACCCGCCCCAGGGGCACCAGCCCATGCTGAGGGCATG GTTCATGGGGCCTGCATCTGCAAACACAACACTCGTGGCTTCAACTGTGAGCAGTGTCAGGATTTCTATCATGATCTGCCCTGGCACCCCGCTGAGGACGGCCACAGTCACGCCTGCAGGA aGTGTGAGTGCCATGGGCATACCTACAGCTGCCACTTCGACATGGCCATATACCTTGCATCTGGCAACGTGAGTGGAGGTGTGTGTGATGGGTGTCAGCACAACACAGCTGGGCTCCAGTGTGAGCTCTGCCGACCCTTCTTCTACCGTGACCCAACCAAGGACCTGCGAGACCCAGCCGTGTGCCGCT CCTGTGACTGTGACCCCATGGGTTCCCAAGACAGTGGTCGCTGTGATCCCCATGATGATCCTGCACTGGGGCTTGTCTCAGGCCAGTGTCGCTGCAAAGAACATGTGGTGGGCTCTCGCTGCCAGCAGTGCCGTGATGGCTTCTTTGGGCTCAGTGCCAGTGACCCTCTAGGCTGCCAGC AATGTCAGTGTGATACACGGGGCACGGTGCCGGGGGGCACCCCTTGTGACCGCAACAGTGGAGCCTGTTTCTGCAAGCGTCTAGTGACTGGACGTGGCTGCAACCGCTGCCTG CCTGGTCACTGGGGCCTGAGCCACGACTTACTTGGCTGCCGTCCATGTGACTGCGATGTCGGTGGTGCCCTGGATCCCCA GTGCAACGAGGCCACAGGTCAGTGCCGCTGCCGCCAGAACATGGTGGGGCGACGCTGTGAGCAGGTGCAGCCTGGTTACTTCCGACCCTTCCTTGACCACCTAATTTGGGAGGCTGAGGAAGCCCGGGGGCAG GTACCTGATGTGGTGGAGCGCCTGGTGACCCCTGGGGGGATTCCATCTTGGACTGGCCCAGGCTTTGTTAGGCTGCGGGAAGGCCAGGCACTGGAGTTCCTGTTGGCCTCTGTACCAAGAGCCATGGACTATGACCTGCTACTGCGCTTGGAGCCCCAG GTACCTGAGCAATGGGCAGAGATGGAACTGACTGTGCAGCGCCCAGGGCCTGTATCTGCCCACAGTCCATGTGGGCACGTGCTGCCCAAGGATGACCACATCCCAGGGACTCTGCAACCAGGCACCAG GTACATGGTGTTTCCCAGACCTGTCTGCCTTGAGCCTGGCATCTCCTACAAGCTGCATCTCAAGCTGGTGCGAACAGGAGGAGGTGCCCAGCCTGAGGCCCCCTATTCTGGACCCAGCCTACTCATTGACTCG CTGGTGCTGCTGCCCCGTGTCCTGGTGCTGGATATGTTTAGTGGGGGTGATGCGGCTTCTCTGGAGCGCCGTGCCACCTTTGAACACTACCGCTGCCACGAGGAGGGTCTGGTGCCCAGCAAGACCCTTCCCTCTGAGGCCTGCGCCCCCCTCCTCATCAGCCTGTCCACACTGGTCTACAACGGAGCCCTGC cctgTCAGTGTGACCCCCAGGGCTCACTGAGCTCTGAGTGCAACCCCCATGGCGGTCAGTGCCTGTGCAAACCTGCAGTGGTTGGGCGCCGCTGTGACCTCTGTGCCCCTGGCTATTATGGCTTTGGCCCCACAGGCTGTCAAG CCTGCCAGTGCAGCCCTGAGGGGGCACTCAGCGGCCTGTGTGAAGCAACCAATGGGCAATGCCCCTGCCGAACTGGTGCATTTGGGCTTCGCTGTGACCGCTGCCAGCGTGGCCAGTGGGGATTCCCTAACTGCCGGCCGTGTGTCTGCAACGGGCATGCAGACGAATGTGACCCTGACACAGGCACTTGCCTGGGCTGCCGTGACCACACAGGGGGTGAGCACTGTGAAAG ATGCATTGCTGGCTTCCACGGGGACCCACGGCTGCCATATGGGGGCCAGTGCCGGCCATGTCCCTGCCCTGAAGGCCCCGGGAGCCGGCGGCACTTTGCTACTTCTTGCCATCGGGATGGGTACTCCCAGCAGATCATGTGCCACTGCAGGGCAGGCTACACAG GGCTGCGGTGTGAAGCTTGTGCCCCTGGGCACTTTGGGGACCCATCAAGGCCAGGCGGCCAGTGCCAACCATGCGAATGCAGTGGTAACATTGACCCCACGGACCCTGATGCCTGTGACCCCCACTCGGGGCAATGCCTGCGCTGCTTACACCACACAGAGGGGCCGCACTGTGCCCACTGCAAGCCTGGCTTCCATGGGCAGGCTGCCCGACAGAGCTGTCACC GCTGCACCTGCAACCTGCTGGGCACAGATCCCCAGCAGTGCCCATCCACTGACCGGTGCAACTGTGACCCAAGCAGTGGGCAGTGCCCATGCCTCCCCAATGTCCAGGGTCCTAGCTGTGACCGCTGTGCCCCCAACTTCTGGAACCTTACCAGTGGCCATGGCTGCCAGCCCTGTGCCTGCCACCCAAGCCGAGCCAGAGGCCCCACCTGCAATGAG TTCACAGGACAGTGCCACTGCCGTGCCGGCTTCGGTGGGCAAACCTGTTCTGAGTGCCAGGAGCTCCACTGGGGAGACCCTGGGTTGCAGTGCCGCG CCTGTGATTGTGACCCTCGTGGGATAGACACACCTCAGTGTCACCGTTCCACAGGCCACTGCAGCTGCCGCCTGGGCATGTCTGGCGTGCGCTGTGACCAGTGTGCCCGTGGCTTCTCGGGCGTCTTTCCTGCCTGCCACCCCTGCCACGCGTGCTTCGGGGACTGGGACCGTGTGGTACAGGACCTGGCTGCTCGTACACGGCGCCTGGAGCAGTGGGCGCAGGAGCTGCAGCAGACGGGTGTGCTGGGTGCCTTTGAGAGCAGCTTCTGGCACATGCAGGAGAAGCTGGGCACTGTGCAGGGGATTGTGGGTGCCCGTAATGCCTCAGCTGCCTCCACTGCACAGCTCGTGGAGGCCACAGAGGAGTTGCG GCGTGAAATTGGGGAGGCCACTGAGCACCTGACCCAGCTGGAAGCAGAGCTCACAGATGTGCAGGACAAGAATTTCAATGCCAACCATGCACTAAGCAGTCTAGAGCGAGACGGGCTTGCACTTAATCTGACACTGCGGCAGCTTGACCAGCATCTGGACCTGCTCAAGCATTCAAATTTCCTGG GTGCCTATGACAGCATCCGCCATGCCCACAGCCTGTCTGCAGAAGCAGAACGTCGTGCCAACATGTCAGCCCTGACAGTGCCCAGCCCTGTGAGCAACTCAGCAGGCACCCGGCACCGGACAGAGGTGCTGATGGGTGCCCGAAGGAAGGACTTCAACCGCAAGCACATGGCCAACCAGCAGGCACTGCGCGAGCTCTCTGCCCGTACCCATGCCCTGAGCCTGACAGGCATAAATGAACTG GTGTGTGGGTCCCCGGGAGATGCACCCTGTGCTACGAGCCCTTGCGGGGGTGCCGGCTGTCGGGACGAGGATGGGCAGCCCCGTTGTGGGGGCCTCAGCTGCAGTGGGGCAGCAGCCGTGGCGGATCTGGCGCTGGGTCGGGCCCGCCACACACAGGCAGAACTGCAGCGGGCACTGGCAGAAGGTGGTGGCATCCTCAGCCAGGTAGCTGAGACCCGtcggcaggcaggcgaggcacaGCAGCGGGCCCAGGCAGCCCTGGACAAGGCTAATGCTTCCAGGGGACAGGTGGAACAGGCCAACCAGGAACTGCGGGAACTTATCCAGAGTGTGAAGGACTTCCTCAGCC AGGAGGGGGCTGATCCTGATAGCATTGAGATGGTGGCCACACGGGTGCTAGAGCTCTCCATCCCAGCGTCACCTGAGCAGATCCGGCACTTGGCGGGCGAGATTGCAGAGCGGGTCCGGAGCCTGGCAGATGTGGACACGATCCTGGCGCGTACTGTGGGAGACGTGCATCGGGCAGAGCAGCTACTGAAGGATGCACAGCGGGCACG GAGCCGGGCTGAGGGTGAGAAACAGAAGGCAGAGACAGTACAGGCAGCGCTGGAGGAGGCCCAGCGGGCACAGGGTGCTGCTCAGAGTGCCATCCAGGGAGCAGTGGTTGACACACAGGACACAGAGCAGACCCTGCACCAG GTGCAGGAGAGGATGGCAGGTACAGAGAAGGCATTGAGCTCTGCAGGTGAGCGGGCTCAGCAGTTGGATGGTCTCCTGGAGGCTCTGAAATTGAAGCGAGCAGGGAATAGCCTGGCAGCCTCTAGCGCTGAAGAAACAGCTGGCAGTGCTCAGGGTCGTGCCCGGGAAGCTGAACAG CTGCTGAAGGGCCCACTAGGTGACCAGTACCAGACAGTGAGGGCCCTGGCTGAGCGCAAGGCCCAGGGTGTGCTGGCTGCGCAGACACGGGCAGAACAACTGCGGGATGAGGCTCGCGGCTTGTTGCGGGCTGCTCAAGACAAGCTGCAGCGGTTGCAAG AGCTGGAAGGCACTTATGAGGAGAATGAGCGGGCGCTGGAGGGCAAAGCGGCTCAGCTGGACGGGCTGGAGGCCAGGATGCGCAGTGTGCTTCAAGCCATCAACTTGCAGGTCCAGATCTACAACACCTGCCAGTGA
- the LAMB2 gene encoding laminin subunit beta-2 isoform X1: protein MEQAAGEQGRDLRGQPGPWQLLLGLLLSELATALAQALAPDVPGCSRGSCYPATGDLLVGRADRLTASSTCGLHGPQPYCIVSHLQDEKKCFLCDSRRPFSARDNPNSHRIQNVVTSFAPQRRAAWWQSENGVPVVTIQLDLEAEFHFTHLIMTFKTFRPAAMLVERSADFGRTWHVYRYFSYDCGADFPGVPLAPPRHWDDVVCESRYSEIEPSTEGEVIYRVLDPAIPIPDPYSPWIQNLLKITNLRVNLTRLHTLGDNLLDPRREIREKYYYALYELVVRGNCFCYGHASQCAPAPGAPAHAEGMVHGACICKHNTRGFNCEQCQDFYHDLPWHPAEDGHSHACRKCECHGHTYSCHFDMAIYLASGNVSGGVCDGCQHNTAGLQCELCRPFFYRDPTKDLRDPAVCRSCDCDPMGSQDSGRCDPHDDPALGLVSGQCRCKEHVVGSRCQQCRDGFFGLSASDPLGCQQCQCDTRGTVPGGTPCDRNSGACFCKRLVTGRGCNRCLPGHWGLSHDLLGCRPCDCDVGGALDPQCNEATGQCRCRQNMVGRRCEQVQPGYFRPFLDHLIWEAEEARGQVPDVVERLVTPGGIPSWTGPGFVRLREGQALEFLLASVPRAMDYDLLLRLEPQVPEQWAEMELTVQRPGPVSAHSPCGHVLPKDDHIPGTLQPGTRYMVFPRPVCLEPGISYKLHLKLVRTGGGAQPEAPYSGPSLLIDSLVLLPRVLVLDMFSGGDAASLERRATFEHYRCHEEGLVPSKTLPSEACAPLLISLSTLVYNGALPCQCDPQGSLSSECNPHGGQCLCKPAVVGRRCDLCAPGYYGFGPTGCQACQCSPEGALSGLCEATNGQCPCRTGAFGLRCDRCQRGQWGFPNCRPCVCNGHADECDPDTGTCLGCRDHTGGEHCERCIAGFHGDPRLPYGGQCRPCPCPEGPGSRRHFATSCHRDGYSQQIMCHCRAGYTGLRCEACAPGHFGDPSRPGGQCQPCECSGNIDPTDPDACDPHSGQCLRCLHHTEGPHCAHCKPGFHGQAARQSCHRCTCNLLGTDPQQCPSTDRCNCDPSSGQCPCLPNVQGPSCDRCAPNFWNLTSGHGCQPCACHPSRARGPTCNEFTGQCHCRAGFGGQTCSECQELHWGDPGLQCRACDCDPRGIDTPQCHRSTGHCSCRLGMSGVRCDQCARGFSGVFPACHPCHACFGDWDRVVQDLAARTRRLEQWAQELQQTGVLGAFESSFWHMQEKLGTVQGIVGARNASAASTAQLVEATEELRREIGEATEHLTQLEAELTDVQDKNFNANHALSSLERDGLALNLTLRQLDQHLDLLKHSNFLGAYDSIRHAHSLSAEAERRANMSALTVPSPVSNSAGTRHRTEVLMGARRKDFNRKHMANQQALRELSARTHALSLTGINELVCGSPGDAPCATSPCGGAGCRDEDGQPRCGGLSCSGAAAVADLALGRARHTQAELQRALAEGGGILSQVAETRRQAGEAQQRAQAALDKANASRGQVEQANQELRELIQSVKDFLSQEGADPDSIEMVATRVLELSIPASPEQIRHLAGEIAERVRSLADVDTILARTVGDVHRAEQLLKDAQRARSRAEGEKQKAETVQAALEEAQRAQGAAQSAIQGAVVDTQDTEQTLHQAHPWQVQERMAGTEKALSSAGERAQQLDGLLEALKLKRAGNSLAASSAEETAGSAQGRAREAEQLLKGPLGDQYQTVRALAERKAQGVLAAQTRAEQLRDEARGLLRAAQDKLQRLQELEGTYEENERALEGKAAQLDGLEARMRSVLQAINLQVQIYNTCQ, encoded by the exons ATGGAGCAGGCCGCAGGAGAACAAGGGAGGGACCTGCGGGGacagcctgggccctggcagcTTCTACTGGGCCTGCTGCTGAGCG AGCTGGCCACCGCCCTGGCCCAGGCCCTGGCCCCGGATGTGCCAGGCTGTTCGCGGGGAAGCTGCTACCCCGCCACAGGGGACCTGCTGGTGGGCCGTGCTGACAGACTGACCGCCTCATCCACCTGTGGCTTGCATGGGCCCCAGCCCTACTGCATCGTCAGTCACCTGCAG GACGAGAAGAAATGCTTCCTGTGTGACTCCCGGCGCCCCTTCTCTGCTAGAGACAACCCAAACAGCCATCGCATCCAGAATGTAGTTACCAGCTTCGCACCACAACGCCGGGCAGCCTGGTGGCAGTCAGAGAatg GTGTCCCCGTGGTCACCATCCAGCTGGACTTGGAGGCTGAGTTCCATTTCACGCACCTCATTATGACCTTCAAG ACGTTTCGCCCTGCTGCCATGCTGGTGGAGCGCTCAGCAGACTTTGGACGCACCTGGCACGTGTACAGATATTTCTCCTATGACTGTGGGGCTGACTTCCCAGGAGTCCCACTGGCCCCCCCACGGCACTGGGATGACGTAGTCTGTGAGTCACGCTATTCAGAGATTGAGCCATCTACTGAAGGCGAG GTCATCTATCGTGTGCTGGACCCTGCAATCCCTATTCCAGACCCCTACAGCCCATGGATCCAGA ACCTGCTAAAGATCACCAACCTACGGGTGAACCTGACACGGCTACACACACTTGGAGACAACCTGCTTGACCCACGGCGGGAGATCCGGGAAAAGTACTATTATGCCCTGTACGAGCTGGTTGTGCGTGGCAACTGCTTCTGCTATGGACATGCCTCACAGTGTGCACCCGCCCCAGGGGCACCAGCCCATGCTGAGGGCATG GTTCATGGGGCCTGCATCTGCAAACACAACACTCGTGGCTTCAACTGTGAGCAGTGTCAGGATTTCTATCATGATCTGCCCTGGCACCCCGCTGAGGACGGCCACAGTCACGCCTGCAGGA aGTGTGAGTGCCATGGGCATACCTACAGCTGCCACTTCGACATGGCCATATACCTTGCATCTGGCAACGTGAGTGGAGGTGTGTGTGATGGGTGTCAGCACAACACAGCTGGGCTCCAGTGTGAGCTCTGCCGACCCTTCTTCTACCGTGACCCAACCAAGGACCTGCGAGACCCAGCCGTGTGCCGCT CCTGTGACTGTGACCCCATGGGTTCCCAAGACAGTGGTCGCTGTGATCCCCATGATGATCCTGCACTGGGGCTTGTCTCAGGCCAGTGTCGCTGCAAAGAACATGTGGTGGGCTCTCGCTGCCAGCAGTGCCGTGATGGCTTCTTTGGGCTCAGTGCCAGTGACCCTCTAGGCTGCCAGC AATGTCAGTGTGATACACGGGGCACGGTGCCGGGGGGCACCCCTTGTGACCGCAACAGTGGAGCCTGTTTCTGCAAGCGTCTAGTGACTGGACGTGGCTGCAACCGCTGCCTG CCTGGTCACTGGGGCCTGAGCCACGACTTACTTGGCTGCCGTCCATGTGACTGCGATGTCGGTGGTGCCCTGGATCCCCA GTGCAACGAGGCCACAGGTCAGTGCCGCTGCCGCCAGAACATGGTGGGGCGACGCTGTGAGCAGGTGCAGCCTGGTTACTTCCGACCCTTCCTTGACCACCTAATTTGGGAGGCTGAGGAAGCCCGGGGGCAG GTACCTGATGTGGTGGAGCGCCTGGTGACCCCTGGGGGGATTCCATCTTGGACTGGCCCAGGCTTTGTTAGGCTGCGGGAAGGCCAGGCACTGGAGTTCCTGTTGGCCTCTGTACCAAGAGCCATGGACTATGACCTGCTACTGCGCTTGGAGCCCCAG GTACCTGAGCAATGGGCAGAGATGGAACTGACTGTGCAGCGCCCAGGGCCTGTATCTGCCCACAGTCCATGTGGGCACGTGCTGCCCAAGGATGACCACATCCCAGGGACTCTGCAACCAGGCACCAG GTACATGGTGTTTCCCAGACCTGTCTGCCTTGAGCCTGGCATCTCCTACAAGCTGCATCTCAAGCTGGTGCGAACAGGAGGAGGTGCCCAGCCTGAGGCCCCCTATTCTGGACCCAGCCTACTCATTGACTCG CTGGTGCTGCTGCCCCGTGTCCTGGTGCTGGATATGTTTAGTGGGGGTGATGCGGCTTCTCTGGAGCGCCGTGCCACCTTTGAACACTACCGCTGCCACGAGGAGGGTCTGGTGCCCAGCAAGACCCTTCCCTCTGAGGCCTGCGCCCCCCTCCTCATCAGCCTGTCCACACTGGTCTACAACGGAGCCCTGC cctgTCAGTGTGACCCCCAGGGCTCACTGAGCTCTGAGTGCAACCCCCATGGCGGTCAGTGCCTGTGCAAACCTGCAGTGGTTGGGCGCCGCTGTGACCTCTGTGCCCCTGGCTATTATGGCTTTGGCCCCACAGGCTGTCAAG CCTGCCAGTGCAGCCCTGAGGGGGCACTCAGCGGCCTGTGTGAAGCAACCAATGGGCAATGCCCCTGCCGAACTGGTGCATTTGGGCTTCGCTGTGACCGCTGCCAGCGTGGCCAGTGGGGATTCCCTAACTGCCGGCCGTGTGTCTGCAACGGGCATGCAGACGAATGTGACCCTGACACAGGCACTTGCCTGGGCTGCCGTGACCACACAGGGGGTGAGCACTGTGAAAG ATGCATTGCTGGCTTCCACGGGGACCCACGGCTGCCATATGGGGGCCAGTGCCGGCCATGTCCCTGCCCTGAAGGCCCCGGGAGCCGGCGGCACTTTGCTACTTCTTGCCATCGGGATGGGTACTCCCAGCAGATCATGTGCCACTGCAGGGCAGGCTACACAG GGCTGCGGTGTGAAGCTTGTGCCCCTGGGCACTTTGGGGACCCATCAAGGCCAGGCGGCCAGTGCCAACCATGCGAATGCAGTGGTAACATTGACCCCACGGACCCTGATGCCTGTGACCCCCACTCGGGGCAATGCCTGCGCTGCTTACACCACACAGAGGGGCCGCACTGTGCCCACTGCAAGCCTGGCTTCCATGGGCAGGCTGCCCGACAGAGCTGTCACC GCTGCACCTGCAACCTGCTGGGCACAGATCCCCAGCAGTGCCCATCCACTGACCGGTGCAACTGTGACCCAAGCAGTGGGCAGTGCCCATGCCTCCCCAATGTCCAGGGTCCTAGCTGTGACCGCTGTGCCCCCAACTTCTGGAACCTTACCAGTGGCCATGGCTGCCAGCCCTGTGCCTGCCACCCAAGCCGAGCCAGAGGCCCCACCTGCAATGAG TTCACAGGACAGTGCCACTGCCGTGCCGGCTTCGGTGGGCAAACCTGTTCTGAGTGCCAGGAGCTCCACTGGGGAGACCCTGGGTTGCAGTGCCGCG CCTGTGATTGTGACCCTCGTGGGATAGACACACCTCAGTGTCACCGTTCCACAGGCCACTGCAGCTGCCGCCTGGGCATGTCTGGCGTGCGCTGTGACCAGTGTGCCCGTGGCTTCTCGGGCGTCTTTCCTGCCTGCCACCCCTGCCACGCGTGCTTCGGGGACTGGGACCGTGTGGTACAGGACCTGGCTGCTCGTACACGGCGCCTGGAGCAGTGGGCGCAGGAGCTGCAGCAGACGGGTGTGCTGGGTGCCTTTGAGAGCAGCTTCTGGCACATGCAGGAGAAGCTGGGCACTGTGCAGGGGATTGTGGGTGCCCGTAATGCCTCAGCTGCCTCCACTGCACAGCTCGTGGAGGCCACAGAGGAGTTGCG GCGTGAAATTGGGGAGGCCACTGAGCACCTGACCCAGCTGGAAGCAGAGCTCACAGATGTGCAGGACAAGAATTTCAATGCCAACCATGCACTAAGCAGTCTAGAGCGAGACGGGCTTGCACTTAATCTGACACTGCGGCAGCTTGACCAGCATCTGGACCTGCTCAAGCATTCAAATTTCCTGG GTGCCTATGACAGCATCCGCCATGCCCACAGCCTGTCTGCAGAAGCAGAACGTCGTGCCAACATGTCAGCCCTGACAGTGCCCAGCCCTGTGAGCAACTCAGCAGGCACCCGGCACCGGACAGAGGTGCTGATGGGTGCCCGAAGGAAGGACTTCAACCGCAAGCACATGGCCAACCAGCAGGCACTGCGCGAGCTCTCTGCCCGTACCCATGCCCTGAGCCTGACAGGCATAAATGAACTG GTGTGTGGGTCCCCGGGAGATGCACCCTGTGCTACGAGCCCTTGCGGGGGTGCCGGCTGTCGGGACGAGGATGGGCAGCCCCGTTGTGGGGGCCTCAGCTGCAGTGGGGCAGCAGCCGTGGCGGATCTGGCGCTGGGTCGGGCCCGCCACACACAGGCAGAACTGCAGCGGGCACTGGCAGAAGGTGGTGGCATCCTCAGCCAGGTAGCTGAGACCCGtcggcaggcaggcgaggcacaGCAGCGGGCCCAGGCAGCCCTGGACAAGGCTAATGCTTCCAGGGGACAGGTGGAACAGGCCAACCAGGAACTGCGGGAACTTATCCAGAGTGTGAAGGACTTCCTCAGCC AGGAGGGGGCTGATCCTGATAGCATTGAGATGGTGGCCACACGGGTGCTAGAGCTCTCCATCCCAGCGTCACCTGAGCAGATCCGGCACTTGGCGGGCGAGATTGCAGAGCGGGTCCGGAGCCTGGCAGATGTGGACACGATCCTGGCGCGTACTGTGGGAGACGTGCATCGGGCAGAGCAGCTACTGAAGGATGCACAGCGGGCACG GAGCCGGGCTGAGGGTGAGAAACAGAAGGCAGAGACAGTACAGGCAGCGCTGGAGGAGGCCCAGCGGGCACAGGGTGCTGCTCAGAGTGCCATCCAGGGAGCAGTGGTTGACACACAGGACACAGAGCAGACCCTGCACCAG GCCCACCCGTGGCAGGTGCAGGAGAGGATGGCAGGTACAGAGAAGGCATTGAGCTCTGCAGGTGAGCGGGCTCAGCAGTTGGATGGTCTCCTGGAGGCTCTGAAATTGAAGCGAGCAGGGAATAGCCTGGCAGCCTCTAGCGCTGAAGAAACAGCTGGCAGTGCTCAGGGTCGTGCCCGGGAAGCTGAACAG CTGCTGAAGGGCCCACTAGGTGACCAGTACCAGACAGTGAGGGCCCTGGCTGAGCGCAAGGCCCAGGGTGTGCTGGCTGCGCAGACACGGGCAGAACAACTGCGGGATGAGGCTCGCGGCTTGTTGCGGGCTGCTCAAGACAAGCTGCAGCGGTTGCAAG AGCTGGAAGGCACTTATGAGGAGAATGAGCGGGCGCTGGAGGGCAAAGCGGCTCAGCTGGACGGGCTGGAGGCCAGGATGCGCAGTGTGCTTCAAGCCATCAACTTGCAGGTCCAGATCTACAACACCTGCCAGTGA